Sequence from the Nocardia brasiliensis genome:
GCGCCGGTGGAATCCACCGAGTCAACCTGCGGTGCCGCGTGATACACGAGCTCGGTACCGCCGCGGGCGGCGAGGGAACCGGCGGCGCCAAGGGTGGCGACCACCGCGGGCGCACCCCGCAGACACAGCGAGTGCGCGGCGCGGGCGGCCTGGTCCCGGTCGGCCGTCGGCAGGCCGCTGATCGTCGCGAGCTCGTGCTCGTTCACCACCAGCGGGTCGCACCGGCGTAGCAGCGCGTCGTCGAGTTCGGTGGCGGGCGCGGCATTCAGCACGAACCGGCGGGCACGGCCCGCCGCCCAGGCGGCCACGGATAGCGGGATCTCCAGTTGCGCGACAACGACATCCGCGGCGGCCAGCAGCTCGGCCTCCGGCATGCCCGCCAGGGTCTCTTCCGGCTCCCAGCGGTAGTTGGCGGCGGGGTCGACCACGATCTGGTTCTCACCCGACGCCACCGTGACATAGGCCGTCCCGGTGCGCGCCCCGGGAACCTCACGCAGCGCGGTCGATTCGATGCCGGCCAGCGCCTCCCGGCAGCGCGGCAGGGTCGCGTCGCTGCCGATCCGCCCGATGAAGTGCACCTGCGCGCCCGCCCGCACCGCGGCCACCGCCTGGTTGGATCCCTTGCCGCCCACATTGGTTCGCGCGGCGACGGCGAGAACGGTCTCACCGGGACCAGGCAGCGTCGGCACCTCGCAGACGATGTCCTGATTGATCGAACCGATCACCGCGACTCGGCCGGTCACGACAGCTCCGCCTGCGCCGCGGTGCTCGCCGCCAGATTGCCCGGTGCGGCACCGGTGATCAACGCGACCAACCGGTCGCCGTCGACCTCGCGCACCGGGTGCGCGGCCACCGAGCGGCCCCGGCGCAGCACCACGACGTTGTCGCAGACGCGCATGACCTGCGCGAGGTCGTGGCTGATGATCAGCACGGTGACCCCGCGCTCGCGCAACCCGCGCACCAGCTTCTCCACCGCCGCGGTCTCGCGCACCCCGAGCGCAGCGGTCGGCTCGTCCATGATCACCATCGCCTTGCCCCAGGCGACCGCGCGCGCGATGGCGATGCTCTGCCGTTGGCCGCCGCTCATCCGGCGCACCGTGGTCCGCACCGAGGGGACATCCACGTCGAGATCGCGCAGGATCTCGGTGCTGCGCGCGATCATCGCCGTGCGGTTGAGGATCTGCAACGGCCAGATCCGGTGCACGAGTTCGCGATTCAGGAACAGGTTCTGCCAGACCGCCAGATCGTCGATCAGCGCGAGGTCCTGGTACACCGTCTCGATGCCCAGCTTCCTTGCGTCCTCCGGCGACCCGAGCCGCACCGGCGCGCCGCGGAACCGGATCTCACCGGTGTCGGGCGGGTGCACGCCGGTGAGACAGCGCACCAGGGTCGATTTGCCCGCGCCGTTGTCCCCGACCAGCGCGGTGACCTCGCCCTCGGGGATGGTCAGGTCGACGCCGTCGAGTGCCAGGACGGAATCGAACGCTTTGGTGAGGCCGTGCGCCTCCAACATCGGCTTGCTCATCACATCAGCTACTTTCGGAAGCGCGAGATCGCCGCTGCGAGCAGCAGTACCGCGCCCACCGCGACCGGTTGGTAGTACTGCGAGATCCCGAGAATGGTGAACCCGTTGATCAGCGAGGTGAAAAGGACCGCCCCGCAGACGGTGCCGAGAACCGAGGCCTTGCCGCCGCTCAGCGACGAACCGCCGAGCACAACGGCCGCAATGGAACTCAACAGATAGGTGGTCTGCAATGAGGGGTCCGCGCCGCCGTTGCGGGCGACGAGCATGACTCCGGCGACGCCGCACAGCAGCCCGCACGCGAGGTAGGCGATCAACCGGATGCGCTGCACCGGAATGCCGGTCTCGCGCGCGGAGTCGATATTGCCGCCGGTGGCGAGCAGGTGGGTGCCGAGGCGGGTCCGGAACAGGATGCCCGCCACGCCGAGCGCCGCGACCAGCGCCAGCAGCCAGAACCAGCGGAACGGGCCTGCCCCGTCGAGCGCGAGGCTCTGCAGGAAGGGTGAATTCACCGCGACGCTGTTGCCGCTGGTGAGCAACAGGGTGCAGCCGCTCAGCACGCTCAGCGTGCCGAGGGTGACCACGAAGTCGGTCATCTGGAACCGGCCGATCAACACGCCGTTGACCACCCCGACGACCAGGCCGCCCACGATCGCGGCCACGATGCCGACGCTCACCGGGTACCCGTGGCTGGTCAGATAGCCGAGCAGCGCCGCCGACCAGGGCAGCGTCGCGCCGACGGAGAGGTCGATGCCGCCGACGACCACCGCGAACTGCTGCCCGAGCGCGAGCACCGTCAGGATCGTGGAGGCGACGAGCAGATCGTCGATGTTGCTTGCGGTCAAGAAGTTCGGGGTGGCGATGAAGAACGCCACCCACACCAGAACCAGCGCGATGGGCGCCGCGAATTCGGCGAGCCGGGCCGAGATCCGCCGGTCGCCGCCTCGGTCGGGCGCGACCGCGGCGACGCTGCTCACTTGTGCACCAGCCCGGCCAGCGGATTGTCGAACGCGGTGATCGGCTTGGGGAACGCAGCGATCTGCTGGTCGACATTGTCCGCGCCGATGAACGCGATCGGTGCCACCACCCGCTCTGGGATGGCCTTGCCCTGGTGCATGGCCAGGCAGGCTTGGACCGCGAGTTCGCCTTCGGCGTAGGGATATTGGGTCACCGTGCCGTACAGCGTGCCCGCCTTGACCGCGTCCAGCGCGGCTTGGATGCCGTCGACCGAGATCACCTTGATCTGCCCGGTGCGGCCCGCGTTCTTGATCGCCTGCGCGGCGCCGAGGCCCATGGTGTCGTTGGCGGCGAAGATCCCGGTGATGTCGGGGTGCGCCTTCAGGATCGCCTCGGTGACCGTGAGGCCCTTGTCCTGCTCGTAGTCGGCGGGGGTGCGCTGCACGATCTCCAGCTTGCCCGCGACCGTGTCGCTGAACCCCTTGTCCCGGTTGATGCCGTTCTGCTCACCGGCGATGCCTTGCAGCACAACCACTTTCCCTGAACCGCCGAGTGCGTCGAGCATCTTCTCCGCCGCGATCCGGCCCGCGGCCAGATTGTCCGAGCCGATAAAGCCGGCGTACTGGACACCGGCCTGCTTCGAGGCGGCGGCGTCGATCTGAGTGTCCAGATTGAGGATGGGAATGTTCTTGCGCGCC
This genomic interval carries:
- a CDS encoding ribokinase, which gives rise to MTGRVAVIGSINQDIVCEVPTLPGPGETVLAVAARTNVGGKGSNQAVAAVRAGAQVHFIGRIGSDATLPRCREALAGIESTALREVPGARTGTAYVTVASGENQIVVDPAANYRWEPEETLAGMPEAELLAAADVVVAQLEIPLSVAAWAAGRARRFVLNAAPATELDDALLRRCDPLVVNEHELATISGLPTADRDQAARAAHSLCLRGAPAVVATLGAAGSLAARGGTELVYHAAPQVDSVDSTGAGDAFVGALCTGLADGLGLDAAITFATAAAALSVRSPGTHAAYPTRPQILAALADVPRPVSLDLPDPAASPF
- a CDS encoding ATP-binding cassette domain-containing protein — translated: MSKPMLEAHGLTKAFDSVLALDGVDLTIPEGEVTALVGDNGAGKSTLVRCLTGVHPPDTGEIRFRGAPVRLGSPEDARKLGIETVYQDLALIDDLAVWQNLFLNRELVHRIWPLQILNRTAMIARSTEILRDLDVDVPSVRTTVRRMSGGQRQSIAIARAVAWGKAMVIMDEPTAALGVRETAAVEKLVRGLRERGVTVLIISHDLAQVMRVCDNVVVLRRGRSVAAHPVREVDGDRLVALITGAAPGNLAASTAAQAELS
- a CDS encoding ABC transporter permease, which produces MSSVAAVAPDRGGDRRISARLAEFAAPIALVLVWVAFFIATPNFLTASNIDDLLVASTILTVLALGQQFAVVVGGIDLSVGATLPWSAALLGYLTSHGYPVSVGIVAAIVGGLVVGVVNGVLIGRFQMTDFVVTLGTLSVLSGCTLLLTSGNSVAVNSPFLQSLALDGAGPFRWFWLLALVAALGVAGILFRTRLGTHLLATGGNIDSARETGIPVQRIRLIAYLACGLLCGVAGVMLVARNGGADPSLQTTYLLSSIAAVVLGGSSLSGGKASVLGTVCGAVLFTSLINGFTILGISQYYQPVAVGAVLLLAAAISRFRK
- a CDS encoding sugar ABC transporter substrate-binding protein; amino-acid sequence: MNSRFRYAVAGMALVSAVALTAGCGRGEDASSDFKIAVVTRNFTNPYWAALRDGAKAEGARLGVDVAVQAGQSETDADGENAQISTLAAQGYDCFAVVPVNATNVITPLVPVARKNIPILNLDTQIDAAASKQAGVQYAGFIGSDNLAAGRIAAEKMLDALGGSGKVVVLQGIAGEQNGINRDKGFSDTVAGKLEIVQRTPADYEQDKGLTVTEAILKAHPDITGIFAANDTMGLGAAQAIKNAGRTGQIKVISVDGIQAALDAVKAGTLYGTVTQYPYAEGELAVQACLAMHQGKAIPERVVAPIAFIGADNVDQQIAAFPKPITAFDNPLAGLVHK